A region from the Sorex araneus isolate mSorAra2 chromosome 6, mSorAra2.pri, whole genome shotgun sequence genome encodes:
- the LOC101549790 gene encoding secretoglobin family 1D member 2-like yields the protein MKLSLCALLVALALCCYQADAAMTCPALAGDMSSFVIDSESVFKLYLAQFHAPDAAVEAKMLWKTCYNNAVAPAGRALIAKTLMNILAAC from the exons ATGAAGCTGTCCCTTTGTGCCCTGCTGGTCGCTCTGGCCCTTTGCTGCTACCAGG CTGACGCAGCCATGACTTGCCCAGCCCTTGCGGGAGATATGAGTTCATTTGTCATCGACTCAGAAAGTGTCTTTAAACTATACCTTGCTCAATTTCATGCCCCTGATGCTGCTGTGGAGGCCAAGATGCTTTGGAAGACCTGCTACAATAATGCCGTGGCCCCTGCAGGGAGAGCTCTAATTGCAAAAACTttg ATGAACATTCTTGCGGCCTGCtag